atggAGATGACACCtgaggaagcaattcttgcccaggaggatggtgaggcactggcacaggttgcccaaagaagttgtggaggctccaagcctggaagggttccaaggccagggtggatgggCATTGAGGAAGTTGGTCTTAGGAGGAACTGCCCTTGCACATAGCAGGGAAGCTGGAGCTATACAATCtttcagatcccttccaaccctgcccaCTCAGTGATTATTTATTACAAACTTGACCTTTTCCCTGTTCTTTTTGCCATAGCTTGCAGCCAGTGCTGCCCAAGTAGTGCTGGAGTTggtgtcacaggatcacagaactgtcagggctggaagggagctcaaggctcagccagtcccaaccccctgccatgggcagggacacctcacaccacagcaggttgctcacagccacatccagcctggctgcaaaaacctccaggcatgaggcttccaccacctccctgggcaacctctgccaggctctcaccaccctcctgcccaacaacttcttcctcacatccaatctcaagctccccacttctacttttgctccatcccccccactcctatccctccctcaccccctccaaagtccctccccagctttcttggagcccccttcagatgctgcaaggccaccagaaggtctcctgggagccttctcctctccagcctgcacaaccccaactctctcaggctgtcctcagagcagagcagctccagccctctgctcatcctcagggcccttctctggacaccttccagcccctccagagccttcctgcaacagaggctccagccctggccccagagctgcaggtggggtctgagcagagtggagcagagggggagaatcccctccctggccctgctggccacacttctcctgctgcagcccaggctctgcttggctctctgggctgcaagtgctccctgctggctcctgctcagcttctcctcccccagcacccccaagtccctctcctcagggctgctctccagccagtccctgcccagcctggatctagaatcgatttggaagtaaagaaaggaattttttaaccatagatatagatatatatacagaTATGTGTGTATACTGGTAGGGACATTCTGATAGACTGATAGAGATATTCTGATTGATAGGGATGTCTTGACAGGGATGTCCTGCTAGATGTGTGTATatattgtgtgtgtgtatatattgtgtgtgtgtatcccTCAGTAACAGGGAGGGTCACAAAGGCAAAGGATAAGGATAAAGAGGCAAATACCCAacaccagccccagcacccccaaggccttcccttcagggctgctctccagccggtccctgcccagcctcctcAGTTCCCTTCCTGGCTGCCTTCCCTCCCCGGTGGGGCTCGCACTGAGATGTGTCTGCTGTGCTTTTCCCCTAGGAGGGGCATTGCCCTGGCCTCCCTTGGTGGCCCCATCTATGCCATAGGAGGGCTGGATGACAACACCTGCTTCAGTGATGTGGAGAGGTACGACATCGACTGCGACCGCTGGAGCGCCGTGGCCCCCATGAACACGCCCCGTGGAGGGGTGGGCTCCGTTGCCCTCCTGGTGAGTGCcaccctgcccctccccagctgggcacagcttAGCCACACACCTCCATACTCAGTGCAGCCGGTGGGGCTCAGCACCCCGAGGCAGCAAAATCCCTAGGGaactcctctctggaggtgctgaaggctggatgaggccatgggcgagcttgggctggtgggaggtgtccctgcccatggcagggggctgggggctggaggagctttgaggtccattccaacccattTTGTAACTGAGGTGAGGATATTTAGGCAGAgactcctcctgctgcccattCCAAGcatattgctctctacagctacctgcagggaggttgtagccaggtgggacttgggctctgctcccaggcaagcagcaccagaacaagaggacacagtctcaagctgtgcaggggaggtttgggctggaggtgaggagaaagttcttcccagcaagagtaattggccatgggatgtgctgcccagggaggtggtagagtccccatccctggaggtgttcaaaccaagcttggctgtggccctTGGTGCAATGGGTTAGCtgtcaggaggggttaggtgttaggtaataggttgggcttgatgatctctgaggtcttttccaacctggttgattctgtgatttgaggtACTGGGGGCAGgtagcagcctcctgctgacaTCAGCCTGAGGCTTCATGTTTCACTCCAAAGGCTCTGCTTGGTCATGGTTGCTGAAGGTATCTGCACCTTAACCCCTCTGTCACCATGGAtgccctgcccagcttctccacCTCTTTGGTTGGGAGAGGGCATTAACAAGTTGttaaatgatagaatcacagaactgtcagggctggaagggagctcaaggctcattccagtcccaaccccctgccatgggcagggacacctcacaccacagcaggttgctcacagccacatccagcctggctgcaaaaacctccaggcatgaggcttccaccacctccctgggcaacctctgccaggctctcaccaccctcctgcccaacaacttcttcctcacatccaatctcaagctccccacttaaacttttgctccatcccccccactcctatcactccctcactccctccaaagtccctccccagctttcttggagcccccttcagatgctgcaaggccaccagaaggtgtcctgggagccttctctccagcctgcacaaccccaactctctcaggctgtcctcagagcagagcagctccagccctctgctcatcctcagggcccttctctggacaccttccagcccctccagagccttcctgcaacagaggctccagccctggccccagagctgcaggtggggtctgagcagagtggagcagagggggagaatcccctccctggccctgctggccacacttctcttgctgcagcccaggctctgcttggctctctgggctgcaagtgctccctgctggctcctgctcagcttcttatcccccagcacccccaagtccctctcctcagggctgctctccagccagtccctcccagcctggatttgtgcttgggattgccctgccccaactgcaggaccttgcccttggtcttgttgaagctcctgaggttgtcctgggcccagctctgcatcctgtgcaggtccctctggatggatcccttccctccagcctgtcagcagcacctcacagcttggtgccagcagcaaacctgctgacagtTCTCTGGTTCTAAGCTCTGGTTTCTCACTGTAAATTCAGAGCAAGAGTCTAAAACGAGCCCCAAAACTGATCCCAAAAGGAGAGCcaagaggagagagcagagacCTCTTCCTGCTCACTCTGTTTCAGACCTTCCTGGGCAATGTGCCCACTGCCAACATACTCTGGGCAGGAAGAGCCCAGCCAAGCACAGTCCCAAATCCCAGCGTGGGCTTCTCCCATAGAAGAAGAATGGAGCCTTGTTACCTGTCCCcccagggggaggagaaggcaatTTCAGTCCTTTTGTCTTCTGGagatgggggagggagggagagctgTGGGGGACAGCCCTCGGCTCTGCCCTCtgcctgaagggctccaggcacagctcagctgcctctctGCAACTGCCCTCCAGAACCACGTTTACGCCGTGGGGGGCAACGACGGTGTGGCCTCTCTGTCCAGCGTGGAGAAGTACGACCCCCACCTGGACAAGTGGCTGGAGGTGAAGGAGATGGGGCAGAGGAGAGCCGGCAACGGCGTCAGCGAGCTGCACGGCTGCCTCTACGTCGTGGGTGAGTAGCGGCTGCGGTGCTGCCCTCTGCTGGGGATGCGGAGGAACTGCTGGGGACTGTGAcctccctggggacagggaactgctggggacTGTGACCCCTcctggggacagggaactgctgggggctgtgacccctcctggggacagggaactgctggggacTGTGACCCCTcctggggacagggaactgctggggacTGTGAcctccctggggacagggaactgctggggacTGTGACCCCTTctggggacagggaactgctggggacTGTGAcctccctggggacagggaactgctggggacTGTGACCCCTcctggggacagggaactgctggggacTGTGACCCACCCTGGGGACAGGCAACTGCTGGGGACTGTGACCCCTCCTGGGTACAGGGAACTTCTGGGGACTGTGACCccccctggggacagggaactgctggggacTGTGACccccctggggacagggaactgctgggggctgtgacccctcctggggacagggaactgctggggacTGTGACccccctggggacagggaactgctggggacTGTGACCcaccctggggacagggaactgctgggggctgtgacccctcctggggacagggaactgctggggacTGTGACCCCTcctggggacagggaactgctggggacTGTGACccccctggggacagggaactgctggggacTGTGACCcaccctggggacagggaactgctggggacTGTGACCCCTcctggggacagggaactgctggggacTGTGACccccctggggacagggaactgctggggacTGTGACCCCTCCTGGGGACAGGGAACTTAGCACTCTCCTGGGGTTGGTTTCAGCTTCCCCTGCAGTCCCAAAGCCCAAGTGGGAAACAGGTTTAgattccctcctccttctccttgtttttttttcctgttaaggTAAATCAAATGAGGCAGGAGAAAGGTGAGGGGagaaaagaaccacagaattgttaggggctggaaaggacctcaaggctcagcagttccaagccccctgccatgggcagggacacctcacactagagctgattgccaggtcctgcccctgggtcacaacaaccccatggggagctccagacctggggatgtgtggttggaaagctgcagcttggagagggacctgggggtgttggttggcactcactgcccatgagccagcagtgcccagggggccaagatagccaaaggcctcctggcttgggtcagaagcagggtgggcagcagggccaggaggtgaccatccccctgtgctcagcactggggaggccacatcctgagtgctgtgttcaCCTCTGGGTCCTCACTCCAGgagggacattgaggttctggagcctGTCCAACAAGggtctggagcccctgggctagaggagggactgagggagctgggggtgtgcaggctggagaagaggaggctgagggagacctcagtgctctctgcagctccctggagggaggttggagcaaggaggaggcagcctctgctccttgatgttgagcaacaggagcagaggaaatggttccaagctgcaccaggggaggttcaggctggatctcaggaaatctttctgccctggaaggttctcagacattggcagaggctgcccagggcagtgctggagtcaccatccctgggggtgttctggCAGCACAGACctggtgctcagggatgtgttgtggtgctgagcctgcagtgctgggtgcagggctggactggctgagcctggaGGTGTCCTCCAGCAGGATGCATTCCGTGACAGTGTGACAGGAGGGACAgctctcagagctgcttctAGGAGCTGGGAAAGCTCAGGGGAAGAACCAGGGCTGGCCACTGGGTCCCTGGGCacctgggtgccagcagctcccattgctaccagcagctgccctgggtgccagcaggagctgccctgggtgccagcagctgccctgggtgccagcagctgccctgggtgtcagctgccctctgctgggtgccagcagctgccctgtccACCAGCAGTCCCCctgagtgccagcagcagccaagggtGCCAGCAGTCCTCCCTGAATGCCAGCAACCCCCCCGGGtgccagcaccagctgcccTGTGTGCCAGCAGTCCCCCTATGAGCCATCAGCATCCCCCCTGGGTGCCATCAGCAGCCCCCCCGTGTGCTGAGGCGGTGGCGGTGCCTTGCAGGGGGCTTTGACGACAACTCTCCGCTGAGCTCGGTGGAGCGCTTCGACCCCCGCCGGAACCGCTGGGAGGCGGTGGCAGAGCTGACCACGCCCCGGGGCGGGGTGGGCATcgccaccctcatgggcaagatCTTCGCCGTGGGAGGCCACAACGGCAACGCCTACCTCAACACGGTGGAGGCCTTCGACCCCCTGCTCAATAGGTGACTGCTGGGGGCTGTGACACCcctggggacagggaactgctggggacTGTGACCCCTCCTGGGGTTAGggaactgctggggacatttggtcctctccccctccacttcctcctcctcccccctctgcttcttcttccccctccttccctccctcctcttccccctccttccctccctcctcttccccctccttccctccctcctcttccccctccttccctccctcctcttccccctccttccctccctcctcttccccctccttccctccctcctcttccccctccttccctccctcctcttccccctccttccctccctcctcttccccctccttccctccctcctcttcctcctccccccctcctctacCCCCTGCTgttctcctctttcccctctcctcttcctcccccccccacccccccgatGCTTCTCTCCCCCAtccactgcaacaggctgcccagggaggtggttgaggctccatccctggagctattcaaggtgaggctggagaggatgtccctgctgagtgcagggggttggcctggatgagctttggagctcccttgcAGCCCAGCCCACTCTGTGTGACTAGCACCAGGAGTGCTACTCTTGCCTATAAATACTGAAGCtccacttcctcctcctcttcccaccctgtcctctccccttcttccaACAAGAACATTCATCCCTCTGGTGATTCCAGTCTGGTTGTGCACTGTGTTTActggaatcagagaactgtcagggctggaagggacctcgaggctcagccagtcccaaccaccctgccatgggaccttccaaagtccctccccagctttcttggagcccccttcagatgctgcaaggccaccagaaggtctcctggcagccttctcctctgcaccctgcacaaccccaactctctcaggctgtcctcagagcagctctgctcatctgCTCATCTGCTCAGCATCTGCTCATCAGATgctgatctgttagaaggtagaagggctctgcagagggaccttgccaggctggacagatgggcagagtccaacaggatggcattcaacaagtccaagtgccaggtgctgcactttggccacaacaaccccatgcagagctacaggctggggtcagagtggctggagagcagccaggtggaaagagacctgggggtactgggtgacagcagctgaacaggagccagtagtgtgcccaaggtggccaagagagccaatggcatcctggcctgcatcaggcatagtgtggccagcaggagcagggaggtcattgtactcctgtacacagcactggttaggccacaccttgagtactgtgtccagttctgggcccctcagtttaggaaagatgttgaattgctggagcatgtccagagaagggcaacgaggctggggagaggccttgagcacaagccctgtgaggagaggctgagggagctgggggtgtttagcctggagaagaggaggctcaggggagacctcattgctctctacaactccctgaagggaggttgtagccaggagggggttggtctcttctcccaggcaaccagcagcagaacaagaggacacagtctcaagctgcaccaggggaggtttaggctggaggtgaggagaaagttcttcacagagagagtggttggccattggaatgtgctgcccagggaggtggtggagtcaccatccctggaggtgttcaagaggggattggacgtggcacttggtgccatggtttagatagtcatgaggtgtagggtgacaggttggactcgatgatctttgaggtctcttccagccttcttgattctatgatctgccctctgctcatcctcagggcccttctctggacaccttccagcccctccagatccttcctgcaacagaggctccagtCCCTGCCCAACCTGTCTCAGTGCCTGgccttgccctgccccagctgcaggaagagagATGCCAGAAGCCCTCACGATGTCttttgctgcaggctgcccagggggggctGGGTGACAGCACTTCAGACAGGCACAAAAGCTTCCAGGCTGCTGAGAAAGGGCCAGGGATTcactttttgtggttttttgttttttttttttttttttctttccccatctcCTGCAGGTGGGAGCTGGTGGGCTCAGTGTcacactgcagggcaggggcaggtgtggctgtgtgctcctgTCTCAGCAGCCAGATCCGGGACATGGGCCAAGGCTCCAGCAACGTCGTGGACTGCATGTGAGCTGCTCCCTCCTTGGCAGTGCAGAGAGCAAAGCACCtcacagctgctcagcaccctggggGCTGTGGGCAAGAAACAAACCctgccttgtcctgctgccaaccttgcctgctgcagctgccctgctgctggaggcttctTTGTCGCTGGTGGTTGGAGGAAACATGGAGTGGAAGTGTGGCTGAGAGGAGACAACCTGCCAGGAGCTGTACTCATCCTGCTCTTGGGAAGCTGGCACTGCAGAATCTTCGgagggagaggctgcaggggtGCATTACTGAGCTGGGGAAAGCAGGCAGGAGTGTGGAGGGAGCActgctcagtggtgctgagcctcccccacagctctggagcacagcagtgagGGCTGAGCCTCCCCCACAGCGCTGGAGCACAGCACTCAGTGGTGCTGAGCCTCCCCCCAcagctctggagcacagcactgagtggtgctgagcctccctcagagccctgctgcacctCTCCTGGGGGGTCTCAAGTACCACTTCATGGCTCTGGTTTCCAGGAGTGTAACCTCCACCATTTCCTGCTTGTGGGAGAAAgcttctggagctgcaggaggtaacaacctcccagctgctcagcctggaacCTGCCCTCTCCAAGGACTTCCCCAAGCTCAGACACTTGCTGGGCAGCTGGAAAAAGACTCTGGTCCTGAGCACAGCCAGTGCAGGAGGGTCACCCTCCAGCCTGCAATAAAGTCTGGAGCAGCCACGTTCCTGCTTGAGAGGTCACCACTGGAGCCTGTCCCCCCTGGGAGGAGGGGCCAGTGAGCAGGGGTGGGATGCCCTGGTGGGCTGGGTCCTCGGTGCTCTGCAGCATGGGGAAGCCCAGGGGAAaagctgcagagtgctgcaaagaccttgaaatgcagctctaggAGGTGGCAGGGCCAAGGgcagtgg
The nucleotide sequence above comes from Indicator indicator isolate 239-I01 chromosome 25, UM_Iind_1.1, whole genome shotgun sequence. Encoded proteins:
- the KLHL8 gene encoding kelch-like protein 8 isoform X3, which translates into the protein MASESMVPEQAKQQQVKGKRRQQQQERASNSDAEDDIFVFEANEAWKDFHSSLLHFFEAGELCDITLKVRLPLLPVCFLMGVVAKEEIVKQNLKCRDLLDEARNYHLHLSSRAVPDFEYSIRTTPRKQTAGVLFCVGGRGGSGDPFRSIECYCIRRNSWFFGPEMNSRRRHVGVISVGGKVYAVGGHDGNEHLGSMEVFDPLTNKWMMKASMNTKRRGIALASLGGPIYAIGGLDDNTCFSDVERYDIDCDRWSAVAPMNTPRGGVGSVALLNHVYAVGGNDGVASLSSVEKYDPHLDKWLEVKEMGQRRAGNGVSELHGCLYVVGGFDDNSPLSSVERFDPRRNRWEAVAELTTPRGGVGIATLMGKIFAVGGHNGNAYLNTVEAFDPLLNRWELVGSVSHCRAGAGVAVCSCLSSQIRDMGQGSSNVVDCM